A section of the Phacochoerus africanus isolate WHEZ1 chromosome 4, ROS_Pafr_v1, whole genome shotgun sequence genome encodes:
- the PNPLA6 gene encoding patatin-like phospholipase domain-containing protein 6 isoform X1, translating into MGSSRPASPVVSGPELAQWNGVSGVSVPEEGPAGRICDAQPVPFVPQVLGVMIGAGVAVLVTAVLILLLVRRLRVPKTPAPDGPRYRFRKRDKVLFYGRKIMRKVSQSTSSLVDASVSTASRPRMKKKLKMLNIAKKILRIQKEAPTLQRKEPPPAVLEADLTEGDLANSHLPSEVLYMLKNVRVLGHFEKPLFLELCRHMVFQRLGQGDYVFRPGQPDASIYVVQDGLLELCLPGPDGKECVVKEVVPGDSVNSLLSILDVITGHQHPQRTVSARAARDSTVLRLPVEAFSAVFTKYPESLVRVVQIIMVRLQRVTFLALHNYLGLTNELFSHEIQPLRLFPSPGLPARTSPVRGSKRVISTSAADEPRETPGRPPDPTGAPLPGPPGELVKPTSLEAPSAPLLSRCISMPVDISGLQGGPRSDFDMAYERGRISMSLQEETSGVIQAAPARTPTQELREQPAGACEYSYCEDESATGRCPFGPYQGRQTSSIFEAAKQELAKLMRIEDPALLNSRVLLHHAKAGTIIARQGDQDVSLHFVLWGCLHVYQRMIDKAEDVCLFVAQPGELVGQLAVLTGEPLIFTLRAQRDCTFLRISKSDFYEIMRAQPSVVLSAAHTVAARMSPFVRQMDFAIDWTAVEAGRALYRQGDRSDCTYIVLNGRLRSVIQRGSGKKELVGEYGRGDLIGVVEALTRQPRATTVHAVRDTELAKLPEGTLGHIKRRYPQVVTRLIHLLSQKILGNLQQLQGPFPGSGLGVPPHSELTNPASNLATVAVLPVCAEVPMVAFMLELQHALQAIGPTLLLNSDIIRARLGASALDSIQEFRLSGWLAQQEDTHRIVLYQTDTSLTPWTVRCLRQADCILIVGLGDQEPTLGQLEQMLENTAVRALKQLVLLHREEGPGPTRTVEWLNMRSWCSGHLHLRCPRRLFSRRSPAKLHELYEKVFSRRADRHSDFSRLARVLTGNTIALVLGGGGARGCSHIGVLKALEEAGVPVDLVGGTSIGSFIGALYAEERSASRTKQRAREWAKSMTSVLEPMLDLTYPVTSMFTGSAFNRSVHRVFQDKQIEDLWLPYFNVTTDITSSAMRVHKDGSLWRYVRASMTLSGYLPPLCDPKDGHLLMDGGYINNLPADIARSMGAKTVIAIDVGSQDETDLSTYGDSLSGWWLLWKRLNPWADKIKVPDMAEIQSRLAYVSCVRQLEVVKSSSYCEYLRPPIDCFKTMDFGKFDQIYDVGYQYGKAVFGGWSRGDIIEKMLTDQRSADLNESRRADVLTFPSSGFTDLAEIVSRIEPPTSYVSDGCADGEESDCLTEYEEDAGPDCSRDEGGSPEGASPSTASEMEEEKSILRHRRCLPQDPPSSAADA; encoded by the exons CGTGATGATCGGGGCTGGAGTCGCGGTGCTGGTCACGGCCGTGCTCATCCTCCTGCTGGTGCGGAGGCTTCGAGTGCCGA AAACCCCAGCCCCGGATGGCCCGCGGTATCGATTCCGGAAGAGAGACAAAGTACTTTTCTATGGCCGGAAGATTATGCGGAAG GTATCACAATCCACTTCTTCCCTGGTGGACGCCTCGGTCTCCACCGCTTCCCGGCCACGAATGAAGAAAAAACttaagatgctcaacatcgccaAGAA GATCCTGCGCATCCAGAAAGAGGCGCCAACACTGCAGCGGAAGGAGCCCCCACCTGCGGTGCTGGAGGCTGACCTGACAGAGGGGGACCTGGCCAACTCCCACCTGCCCTCTGAGGTGCTCTACATGCTCAAGAATGTCCG GGTGCTGGGCCACTTTGAGAAGCCGCTCTTCCTGGAGCTGTGCCGGCACATGGTCTTCCAGCGGCTCGGCCAGGGTGACTACGTCTTCCGGCCGGGCCAGCCTGATGCCAGCATCTACGTGGTGCAGGACGGGCTGCTGGAGCTCTGTCTGCCAggacct GATGGGAAGGAGTGTGTGGTGAAGGAGGTGGTTCCTGGAGACAGTGTTAACAGCCTCCTTAGCATCCTGGATGTCATCACC GGTCACCAGCACCCCCAGCGGACTGTGTCTGCCCGGGCGGCCCGAGACTCCACAGTGCTGCGCCTGCCGGTTGAAGCCTTCTCTGCAGTCTTCACCAAGTACCCTGAGAGCCTGGTGCgggtggtgcag ATCATCATGGTCAGGCTGCAACGGGTCACTTTTCTGGCGCTTCACAACTACCTGGGTCTGACCAATGAGCTCTTCAGCCAT GAGATCCAGCCCCTGCGCCTATTCCCCAGCCCGGGGCTCCCAGCCCGCACCAGCCCTGTGCGTGGCTCCAAGCGGGTGATCAGCACATCAGCTGCTGATGAGCCCAGGGAGACTCCTGGCCGGCCGCCTGACCCCACTGGGGCCCCACTGCCTGGACCTCCAG GGGAGCTGGTGAAGCCCACGTCCCTGGAAGCCCCCTCGGCCCCCTTGCTGAGTCGCTGCATCTCCATGCCAGTGGACATCTCAG GCTTGCAGGGTGGCCCCCGCTCAGACTTTGACATGGCATATGAGCGTGGCCGGATCTCCATGTCCTTGCAGGAAGAGACCTCAGGGGTGATTCAGGCAGCCCCTGCTAGG ACCCCTACTCAGGAGCTGCGGGAGCAGCCGGCAGGTGCCTGCGAGTACAGCTACTGCGAGGATGAGTCAGCCACCGGCAGGTGCCCCTTCGGGCCCTACCAGGGCCGCCAGACAAGCAGCATCTTTGAGGCAGCAAAGCAGGAGCTGGCCAAGCTGATGCGGATTGAG GACCCCGCCCTTCTCAATAGCCGAGTCTTGCTGCATCACGCCAAAGCTGGTACCATCATTGCCCGCCAGGGTGACCAG GATGTGAGCCTACATTTCGTGCTCTGGGGCTGCCTGCACGTCTACCAGCGCATGATCGACAAGGCCGAGGACGTGTGCTTGTTCGTTGCACAGCCTGGGGAACTGGTGGGGCAGCTGGCTGTGCTCACTGGTGAACCCCTTATCTTTACACTGCGAGCCCAGCGTGACTGCACCTTCCTGAGGATCTCCAAGTCTGACTTCTATGA GATCATGCGTGCACAGCCCAGTGTGGTGCTGAGCGCTGCTCACACTGTGGCTGCGAGGATGTCACCCTTCGTGCGCCAGATGGACTTCGCCATCGACTGGACGGCAGTGGAGGCAGGACGCGCTCTGTACAG GCAGGGAGACCGTTCTGACTGCACCTACATCGTGCTCAATGGTCGGCTTCGTAGTGTCATCCAGCGTGGCAGCGGCAAGAAGGAGCTGGTGGGCGAGTATGGCCGCGGGGATCTCATAGGAGTG GTGGAAGCACTAACAAGGCAGCCACGCGCCACGACGGTGCACGCAGTGCGTGACACGGAGTTGGCCAAACTCCCCGAGGGCACTCTGGGCCACATCAAACGTCGATACCCACAG GTCGTGACTCGCCTTATCCACCTTTTGAGCCAGAAAATTCTGGGGAATTTGCAGCAGCTGCAAGGACCCTTTCCAG GCTCGGGACTTGGTGTCCCCCCTCACTCGGAGCTCACCAACCCAGCCAGCAACCTGGCAACGGTGGCAGTGTTGCCTGTGTGTGCCGAGGTGCCCATGGTGGCCTTCATGCTGGAGCTGCAGCATGCTCTACAAGCCATCG GCCCTACACTCCTCCTCAACAGTGACATCATCCGGGCGCGCCTGGGGGCTTCTGCGCTGGACAG CATCCAAGAATTCCGGCTGTCAGGATGGCTGGCCCAGCAGGAGGACACACACCGCATCGTGCTCTACCAGACGGACACATCGCTGACGCCCTGGACCGTGCGTTGCTTGCGCCAGGCCGACTGCATCCTCATCGTGGGCCTGGGTGACCAGGAACCCACACTCGGCCAG ctGGAGCAGATGCTGGAGAATACGGCCGTGCGCGCCCTCAAGCAGCTGGTCCTGCTGCACCGTGAGGAAGGCCCGGGCCCCACGCGCACAGTGGAGTGGCTCAACATGCGCAGCTGGTGCTCAGGGCACCTGCATCTGCGCTGTCCGCGCCGCCTTTTCTCGCGCCGCAGCCCTGCCAAGCTG CATGAGCTCTACGAGAAGGTTTTCTCGAGGCGTGCGGACCGGCACAGCGACTTCTCTCGCCTGGCGCGGGTGCTCACAGGCAACACCATCGCCCTTGTGCTGGGCGGGGGCGGAGCCAG GGGCTGCTCACATATTGGGGTGCTGAAGGCATTGGAGGAGGCGGGGGTCCCTGTCGACCTGGTGGGCGGCACGTCCATCGGCTCTTTCATCGGGGCCCTGTATGCGGAGGAGCGGAGTGCGAGCCGCACTAAGCAGCGTGCCCGGGAGTGGGCCAAG AGCATGACTTCGGTGCTGGAGCCCATGCTGGACCTCACCTACCCCGTCACCTCCATGTTCACGGGGTCAGCCTTCAACCGCAGTGTCCACCGGGTCTTCCAGGACAAGCAAATCGAG GATCTGTGGCTGCCATACTTCAACGTCACCACGGACATCACCTCCTCAGCCATGCGTGTCCACAAAGATG GCTCCTTGTGGCGATACGTGCGTGCCAGCATGACCCTCTCAGGCTACCTGCCGCCACTGTGCGACCCCAAGGACGGGCACCTCCTCATGGACGGCGGCTACATCAACAACCTGCCAG CGGACATTGCCCGCAGCATGGGTGCCAAGACAGTCATCGCCATTGATGTGGGGAGCCAGGATGAAACAGACCTCAGCACCTACGGGGACAGCCTGTCTGGCTGGTGGCTGCTGTGGAAGCGGCTGAACCCCTGGGCAGACAAGATCAAGGTtccagacatggctgagatccagTCTCGTCTGGCCTATGTGTCCTGCGTGCGGCAGCTGGAGGTTGTGAAGTCCAGCTCCTATTGCGAGTACCTGCGCCCACCCATTGACTGCTTCAAGACCATGGACTTCGGGAAGTTCGACCAGATCTAT GATGTGGGCTACCAATACGGGAAGGCAGTCTTTGGGGGCTGGAGCCGCGGCGACATCATTGAAAAGATGCTCACGGACCAGCGATCTGCTGACCTTAATGAGAGCCGCCGTGCAGAT GTACTCACCTTCCCCAGCTCCGGCTTCACCGACTTGGCTGAGATCGTGTCCCGGATCGAGCCCCCCACCAGCTATGTTTCTGATGGCTGTGCTGATG GGGAGGAGTCTGACTGCCTGACAGAGTACGAGGAGGATGCAGGACCTGATTGCTCACGGGATGAAGGCGGCTCTCCCGAGGGTGCGAGCCCCAGCACTGCCTCCGAGATG gaggaggagaagtcGATTTTGCGGCACCGGCGCTGTCTGCCGCAGGACCCCCCCAGCTCAGCTGCAGATGCCTGA
- the PNPLA6 gene encoding patatin-like phospholipase domain-containing protein 6 isoform X5 produces the protein MRCAASAFRPSETPAPDGPRYRFRKRDKVLFYGRKIMRKVSQSTSSLVDASVSTASRPRMKKKLKMLNIAKKILRIQKEAPTLQRKEPPPAVLEADLTEGDLANSHLPSEVLYMLKNVRVLGHFEKPLFLELCRHMVFQRLGQGDYVFRPGQPDASIYVVQDGLLELCLPGPDGKECVVKEVVPGDSVNSLLSILDVITGHQHPQRTVSARAARDSTVLRLPVEAFSAVFTKYPESLVRVVQIIMVRLQRVTFLALHNYLGLTNELFSHEIQPLRLFPSPGLPARTSPVRGSKRVISTSAADEPRETPGRPPDPTGAPLPGPPGELVKPTSLEAPSAPLLSRCISMPVDISGLQGGPRSDFDMAYERGRISMSLQEETSGVIQAAPARTPTQELREQPAGACEYSYCEDESATGRCPFGPYQGRQTSSIFEAAKQELAKLMRIEDPALLNSRVLLHHAKAGTIIARQGDQDVSLHFVLWGCLHVYQRMIDKAEDVCLFVAQPGELVGQLAVLTGEPLIFTLRAQRDCTFLRISKSDFYEIMRAQPSVVLSAAHTVAARMSPFVRQMDFAIDWTAVEAGRALYRQGDRSDCTYIVLNGRLRSVIQRGSGKKELVGEYGRGDLIGVVEALTRQPRATTVHAVRDTELAKLPEGTLGHIKRRYPQVVTRLIHLLSQKILGNLQQLQGPFPGSGLGVPPHSELTNPASNLATVAVLPVCAEVPMVAFMLELQHALQAIGPTLLLNSDIIRARLGASALDSIQEFRLSGWLAQQEDTHRIVLYQTDTSLTPWTVRCLRQADCILIVGLGDQEPTLGQLEQMLENTAVRALKQLVLLHREEGPGPTRTVEWLNMRSWCSGHLHLRCPRRLFSRRSPAKLHELYEKVFSRRADRHSDFSRLARVLTGNTIALVLGGGGARGCSHIGVLKALEEAGVPVDLVGGTSIGSFIGALYAEERSASRTKQRAREWAKSMTSVLEPMLDLTYPVTSMFTGSAFNRSVHRVFQDKQIEDLWLPYFNVTTDITSSAMRVHKDGSLWRYVRASMTLSGYLPPLCDPKDGHLLMDGGYINNLPADIARSMGAKTVIAIDVGSQDETDLSTYGDSLSGWWLLWKRLNPWADKIKVPDMAEIQSRLAYVSCVRQLEVVKSSSYCEYLRPPIDCFKTMDFGKFDQIYDVGYQYGKAVFGGWSRGDIIEKMLTDQRSADLNESRRADVLTFPSSGFTDLAEIVSRIEPPTSYVSDGCADGEESDCLTEYEEDAGPDCSRDEGGSPEGASPSTASEMEEEKSILRHRRCLPQDPPSSAADA, from the exons AAACCCCAGCCCCGGATGGCCCGCGGTATCGATTCCGGAAGAGAGACAAAGTACTTTTCTATGGCCGGAAGATTATGCGGAAG GTATCACAATCCACTTCTTCCCTGGTGGACGCCTCGGTCTCCACCGCTTCCCGGCCACGAATGAAGAAAAAACttaagatgctcaacatcgccaAGAA GATCCTGCGCATCCAGAAAGAGGCGCCAACACTGCAGCGGAAGGAGCCCCCACCTGCGGTGCTGGAGGCTGACCTGACAGAGGGGGACCTGGCCAACTCCCACCTGCCCTCTGAGGTGCTCTACATGCTCAAGAATGTCCG GGTGCTGGGCCACTTTGAGAAGCCGCTCTTCCTGGAGCTGTGCCGGCACATGGTCTTCCAGCGGCTCGGCCAGGGTGACTACGTCTTCCGGCCGGGCCAGCCTGATGCCAGCATCTACGTGGTGCAGGACGGGCTGCTGGAGCTCTGTCTGCCAggacct GATGGGAAGGAGTGTGTGGTGAAGGAGGTGGTTCCTGGAGACAGTGTTAACAGCCTCCTTAGCATCCTGGATGTCATCACC GGTCACCAGCACCCCCAGCGGACTGTGTCTGCCCGGGCGGCCCGAGACTCCACAGTGCTGCGCCTGCCGGTTGAAGCCTTCTCTGCAGTCTTCACCAAGTACCCTGAGAGCCTGGTGCgggtggtgcag ATCATCATGGTCAGGCTGCAACGGGTCACTTTTCTGGCGCTTCACAACTACCTGGGTCTGACCAATGAGCTCTTCAGCCAT GAGATCCAGCCCCTGCGCCTATTCCCCAGCCCGGGGCTCCCAGCCCGCACCAGCCCTGTGCGTGGCTCCAAGCGGGTGATCAGCACATCAGCTGCTGATGAGCCCAGGGAGACTCCTGGCCGGCCGCCTGACCCCACTGGGGCCCCACTGCCTGGACCTCCAG GGGAGCTGGTGAAGCCCACGTCCCTGGAAGCCCCCTCGGCCCCCTTGCTGAGTCGCTGCATCTCCATGCCAGTGGACATCTCAG GCTTGCAGGGTGGCCCCCGCTCAGACTTTGACATGGCATATGAGCGTGGCCGGATCTCCATGTCCTTGCAGGAAGAGACCTCAGGGGTGATTCAGGCAGCCCCTGCTAGG ACCCCTACTCAGGAGCTGCGGGAGCAGCCGGCAGGTGCCTGCGAGTACAGCTACTGCGAGGATGAGTCAGCCACCGGCAGGTGCCCCTTCGGGCCCTACCAGGGCCGCCAGACAAGCAGCATCTTTGAGGCAGCAAAGCAGGAGCTGGCCAAGCTGATGCGGATTGAG GACCCCGCCCTTCTCAATAGCCGAGTCTTGCTGCATCACGCCAAAGCTGGTACCATCATTGCCCGCCAGGGTGACCAG GATGTGAGCCTACATTTCGTGCTCTGGGGCTGCCTGCACGTCTACCAGCGCATGATCGACAAGGCCGAGGACGTGTGCTTGTTCGTTGCACAGCCTGGGGAACTGGTGGGGCAGCTGGCTGTGCTCACTGGTGAACCCCTTATCTTTACACTGCGAGCCCAGCGTGACTGCACCTTCCTGAGGATCTCCAAGTCTGACTTCTATGA GATCATGCGTGCACAGCCCAGTGTGGTGCTGAGCGCTGCTCACACTGTGGCTGCGAGGATGTCACCCTTCGTGCGCCAGATGGACTTCGCCATCGACTGGACGGCAGTGGAGGCAGGACGCGCTCTGTACAG GCAGGGAGACCGTTCTGACTGCACCTACATCGTGCTCAATGGTCGGCTTCGTAGTGTCATCCAGCGTGGCAGCGGCAAGAAGGAGCTGGTGGGCGAGTATGGCCGCGGGGATCTCATAGGAGTG GTGGAAGCACTAACAAGGCAGCCACGCGCCACGACGGTGCACGCAGTGCGTGACACGGAGTTGGCCAAACTCCCCGAGGGCACTCTGGGCCACATCAAACGTCGATACCCACAG GTCGTGACTCGCCTTATCCACCTTTTGAGCCAGAAAATTCTGGGGAATTTGCAGCAGCTGCAAGGACCCTTTCCAG GCTCGGGACTTGGTGTCCCCCCTCACTCGGAGCTCACCAACCCAGCCAGCAACCTGGCAACGGTGGCAGTGTTGCCTGTGTGTGCCGAGGTGCCCATGGTGGCCTTCATGCTGGAGCTGCAGCATGCTCTACAAGCCATCG GCCCTACACTCCTCCTCAACAGTGACATCATCCGGGCGCGCCTGGGGGCTTCTGCGCTGGACAG CATCCAAGAATTCCGGCTGTCAGGATGGCTGGCCCAGCAGGAGGACACACACCGCATCGTGCTCTACCAGACGGACACATCGCTGACGCCCTGGACCGTGCGTTGCTTGCGCCAGGCCGACTGCATCCTCATCGTGGGCCTGGGTGACCAGGAACCCACACTCGGCCAG ctGGAGCAGATGCTGGAGAATACGGCCGTGCGCGCCCTCAAGCAGCTGGTCCTGCTGCACCGTGAGGAAGGCCCGGGCCCCACGCGCACAGTGGAGTGGCTCAACATGCGCAGCTGGTGCTCAGGGCACCTGCATCTGCGCTGTCCGCGCCGCCTTTTCTCGCGCCGCAGCCCTGCCAAGCTG CATGAGCTCTACGAGAAGGTTTTCTCGAGGCGTGCGGACCGGCACAGCGACTTCTCTCGCCTGGCGCGGGTGCTCACAGGCAACACCATCGCCCTTGTGCTGGGCGGGGGCGGAGCCAG GGGCTGCTCACATATTGGGGTGCTGAAGGCATTGGAGGAGGCGGGGGTCCCTGTCGACCTGGTGGGCGGCACGTCCATCGGCTCTTTCATCGGGGCCCTGTATGCGGAGGAGCGGAGTGCGAGCCGCACTAAGCAGCGTGCCCGGGAGTGGGCCAAG AGCATGACTTCGGTGCTGGAGCCCATGCTGGACCTCACCTACCCCGTCACCTCCATGTTCACGGGGTCAGCCTTCAACCGCAGTGTCCACCGGGTCTTCCAGGACAAGCAAATCGAG GATCTGTGGCTGCCATACTTCAACGTCACCACGGACATCACCTCCTCAGCCATGCGTGTCCACAAAGATG GCTCCTTGTGGCGATACGTGCGTGCCAGCATGACCCTCTCAGGCTACCTGCCGCCACTGTGCGACCCCAAGGACGGGCACCTCCTCATGGACGGCGGCTACATCAACAACCTGCCAG CGGACATTGCCCGCAGCATGGGTGCCAAGACAGTCATCGCCATTGATGTGGGGAGCCAGGATGAAACAGACCTCAGCACCTACGGGGACAGCCTGTCTGGCTGGTGGCTGCTGTGGAAGCGGCTGAACCCCTGGGCAGACAAGATCAAGGTtccagacatggctgagatccagTCTCGTCTGGCCTATGTGTCCTGCGTGCGGCAGCTGGAGGTTGTGAAGTCCAGCTCCTATTGCGAGTACCTGCGCCCACCCATTGACTGCTTCAAGACCATGGACTTCGGGAAGTTCGACCAGATCTAT GATGTGGGCTACCAATACGGGAAGGCAGTCTTTGGGGGCTGGAGCCGCGGCGACATCATTGAAAAGATGCTCACGGACCAGCGATCTGCTGACCTTAATGAGAGCCGCCGTGCAGAT GTACTCACCTTCCCCAGCTCCGGCTTCACCGACTTGGCTGAGATCGTGTCCCGGATCGAGCCCCCCACCAGCTATGTTTCTGATGGCTGTGCTGATG GGGAGGAGTCTGACTGCCTGACAGAGTACGAGGAGGATGCAGGACCTGATTGCTCACGGGATGAAGGCGGCTCTCCCGAGGGTGCGAGCCCCAGCACTGCCTCCGAGATG gaggaggagaagtcGATTTTGCGGCACCGGCGCTGTCTGCCGCAGGACCCCCCCAGCTCAGCTGCAGATGCCTGA